One stretch of Kogia breviceps isolate mKogBre1 chromosome 18, mKogBre1 haplotype 1, whole genome shotgun sequence DNA includes these proteins:
- the SNX20 gene encoding sorting nexin-20 isoform X1: MASPKHARSPGWTRPISQCMAGAKPKASAPGPDLPLPGPEEHLDAHDSQSSNSSMTTRELQEYWRTQKHCWKHVKLLFEIASARIEEGRVSKFVMYQIVVIQTGSFDSNKAILERRYSDFEMLQKKLLKTFREEIEDVVFPKKHLMGNFTPEMISERKLALKEYLGLLYAIRCVRRSREFIDFLTRPELKEAFGCLRAGQYTKALDILVRTVPLQEKLTLHCPAMVVPSLCAMLVCHRDLERPAEAFAAGERALQCLQAREGHRYYAPLLDAMARLAYALGKDFVSLQKRLEENQLRKPSPRGFTLKELTVQEYLY, encoded by the exons ATGGCAAGTCCCAAGCATGCCAGAAGCCCCGGATGGACAAGACCCATATCCCAGTGCATGGCAGGGGCCAAGCCGAAAGCATCAGCCCCTGGCCCAGACCTCCCACTTCCAGGACCTGAAGAGCACTTAG ATGCCCACGACAGCCAAAGCTCCAACTCCAGCATGACCACGCGGGAGCTGCAGGAGTACTGGCGGACCCAGAAACACTGCTGGAAGCACGTCAAGCTGCTCTTCGAGATCGCTTCTGCCCGCATCGAGGAGGGGAGAGTCTCCAAGTTTGTG ATGTACCAAATCGTCGTCATCCAGACGGGGAGTTTCGACAGCAACAAAGCCATCCTGGAACGACGTTATTCAGACTTCGAGATGCTCCAGAAGAAACTCCTAAAGACCTTCCGGGAAGAGATCGAAGATGTCGTCTTCCCCAAAAAGCACCTGATGGGGAACTTCACCCCGGAGATGATCTCCGAGCGCAAGCTGGCCCTCAAAGAGTACCTAGGCCTGCTCTACGCCATCCGCTGCGTGCGTCGCTCGCGAGAGTTCATCGATTTCCTCACGCGGCCCGAGCTGAAGGAGGCCTTCGGCTGCCTGCGTGCGGGGCAGTACACCAAGGCCCTGGACATCCTGGTGCGCACGGTGCCGCTGCAGGAGAAGCTGACGTTGCACTGCCCCGCGATGGTGGTGCCGTCCCTGTGCGCCATGCTGGTGTGCCACCGCGACCTGGAGCGCCCCGCCGAGGCCTTCGCCGCCGGGGAGAGGGCTCTGCAGTGCCTGCAGGCCCGGGAGGGCCACCGTTACTACGCCCCGCTGCTGGACGCCATGGCCCGCCTGGCCTACGCGCTGGGCAAGGACTTTGTGTCCCTGCAGAAGAGACTGGAGGAGAACCAGCTCCGGAAGCCCAGCCCCCGGGGCTTCACCCTGAAGGAGCTTACGGTCCAAGAGTATCTGTACTGA
- the SNX20 gene encoding sorting nexin-20 isoform X2, producing the protein MTTRELQEYWRTQKHCWKHVKLLFEIASARIEEGRVSKFVMYQIVVIQTGSFDSNKAILERRYSDFEMLQKKLLKTFREEIEDVVFPKKHLMGNFTPEMISERKLALKEYLGLLYAIRCVRRSREFIDFLTRPELKEAFGCLRAGQYTKALDILVRTVPLQEKLTLHCPAMVVPSLCAMLVCHRDLERPAEAFAAGERALQCLQAREGHRYYAPLLDAMARLAYALGKDFVSLQKRLEENQLRKPSPRGFTLKELTVQEYLY; encoded by the exons ATGACCACGCGGGAGCTGCAGGAGTACTGGCGGACCCAGAAACACTGCTGGAAGCACGTCAAGCTGCTCTTCGAGATCGCTTCTGCCCGCATCGAGGAGGGGAGAGTCTCCAAGTTTGTG ATGTACCAAATCGTCGTCATCCAGACGGGGAGTTTCGACAGCAACAAAGCCATCCTGGAACGACGTTATTCAGACTTCGAGATGCTCCAGAAGAAACTCCTAAAGACCTTCCGGGAAGAGATCGAAGATGTCGTCTTCCCCAAAAAGCACCTGATGGGGAACTTCACCCCGGAGATGATCTCCGAGCGCAAGCTGGCCCTCAAAGAGTACCTAGGCCTGCTCTACGCCATCCGCTGCGTGCGTCGCTCGCGAGAGTTCATCGATTTCCTCACGCGGCCCGAGCTGAAGGAGGCCTTCGGCTGCCTGCGTGCGGGGCAGTACACCAAGGCCCTGGACATCCTGGTGCGCACGGTGCCGCTGCAGGAGAAGCTGACGTTGCACTGCCCCGCGATGGTGGTGCCGTCCCTGTGCGCCATGCTGGTGTGCCACCGCGACCTGGAGCGCCCCGCCGAGGCCTTCGCCGCCGGGGAGAGGGCTCTGCAGTGCCTGCAGGCCCGGGAGGGCCACCGTTACTACGCCCCGCTGCTGGACGCCATGGCCCGCCTGGCCTACGCGCTGGGCAAGGACTTTGTGTCCCTGCAGAAGAGACTGGAGGAGAACCAGCTCCGGAAGCCCAGCCCCCGGGGCTTCACCCTGAAGGAGCTTACGGTCCAAGAGTATCTGTACTGA